The following are from one region of the Fusarium verticillioides 7600 chromosome 1, whole genome shotgun sequence genome:
- a CDS encoding DNA excision repair protein ERCC-5: MGVTGLWTVVQPCARPTNLATLNRKRLAVDASIWIYQFLKAVRDKEGNALRNSHVVGFFRRICKLLWFGIQPVFVFDGGAPILKRQTIQHRKRRREGRREDAVRTAGKLLAVQMQRIAEEDHDRRRRDRERDISAREEQQQEVIPDASQLVYDDEALLSQNERRKGRTFRKQDAYHLPDLDGGGIAAMGKPDDPRIMSVEELEEYARQFQDGEDINLYDFSKIDFDGEFFKSLPAPDRYNILNAARLRSRLRMGLSKEQLEEMFPDRMAFSKFQIERVKERNHLTQRLMYEVGMTGTDLTLGVNARVAGEKNREYILVKNEGAEGGWALGVVSREKDVGEAHKPIDVDAIQVQYQSKEDEEEDEEDFEDVPIEGLNRLPKPSAAQVTSYQAAQDIAARRRQIYGNYPQESSPQGEESLFVGGNIGNTDVLFEQPPEEALHNDEEDDLNRAIAMSLQNQHGVGKESDHEEFEDIPMEAPKWTQKSVDAQKPITAKGGSMIAHIVNNRASAAVPRRQEHDTAADSDSDEDMQTVLAKARMKKKPQPKSKFVPVVENKKTPFDGPLPFPKLDWGSSLFGKKKAPEAEPNKKSEVAGENSTVLNDEEDDMAGGFERELQDENAPRPLPPWLTDDTDIRESLKKQRETEREINNADRQAAEEEERLYCRKMQDQLIHIDSSSDDDSDVEVLDKPPSPKKPAQKEPLTIDAEDETEKINEASLQTEKPELTKGVSTPTHEREDALEQVVEKVKEPSPEAEAQDLADHTVEEPTAYSGHEDEDKSRKSESPEPEFEDVVPTNAVTTAEKSHASIYEEIPFIGAPAVGGNQELDIDDDGLFDDVEYDEFSDPGDEELMAQMAEEAEEHARFASELNNKTAEQNKEDYERELRALRNQQKKDRRDADEVTQVMITECQALLRLFGIPYITAPMEAEAQCAELVRLGLVDGIVTDDSDTFLFGGTRVYKNMFNSNKFVECYLVGDIEKELSLSREQLISLAHLLGSDYTEGLSGVGPVTAVEILSEFPGKSGLEDFREWWRSVQSQTRPKDADVSTPFRKKFRKSQGTKLFLPPGFPNPAVYDAYLHPEVDDSNENFQWGVPDVEGLRQFLMATIGWSKERTDEVLVPVIKDMNKRDREGTQSNITRFFGGSVGVGAKEAFAPRQKAQGSKRMAAAVDRLRANVTGEEARGVESGGKRKRASRRNAAAPVDEGENTEEVDDEVDDEPTSRGRGTGKRVRAS, from the coding sequence ATGGGTGTGACCGGTCTATGGACAGTTGTTCAGCCATGCGCCCGACCGACGAATCTCGCGACTCTAAATCGCAAGCGACTGGCAGTCGATGCCTCGATTTGGATATATCAATTTCTCAAAGCTGTGCGCGACAAGGAAGGCAATGCGCTGCGCAACTCGCACGTCGTCGGTTTCTTCCGTCGCATATGCAAGCTTCTGTGGTTTGGTATTCAACCAGTATTTGTCTTCGACGGTGGCGCACCGATTCTCAAGAGACAGACGATTCAGCATCGAAAGCGAAGACGCGAAGGCCGTCGTGAAGATGCCGTTCGCACGGCCGGTAAACTGCTAGCGGTGCAAATGCAGCGCATCGCGGAAGAAGACCATGATCGCAGGCGGAGAGATCGAGAACGTGATATATCTGCCCGGGaagagcagcaacaagaagtgATCCCTGATGCCAGTCAACTTGTTtacgatgatgaagctctccTATCCCAAAATGAGAGACGGAAGGGAAGAACGTTTCGAAAGCAGGACGCCTACCATCTTCCCGATCTAGATGGTGGTGGCATCGCGGCAATGGGAAAGCCAGATGATCCACGAATCATGAGTGtagaagagctggaagaatACGCGCGCCAGTTTCAAGACGGTGAAGATATCAACCTTTATGACTTCAGCAAGATCGATTTTGACGGCGAATTCTTCAAGAGTCTTCCAGCTCCTGATCGATACAATATCCTGAACGCAGCAAGACTCAGGAGCCGGCTGAGAATGGGTCTCAGCAAGGAGCAGCTGGAAGAAATGTTCCCAGATCGCATGGCcttctccaagttccagATCGAAAGGGTCAAGGAACGTAATCATCTCACTCAACGTCTCATGTATGAAGTCGGCATGACTGGCACCGATTTGACACTTGGAGTAAATGCGCGAGTTGCTGGCGAAAAGAACAGAGAGTACATCCTTGTAAAGAATGAGGGCGCTGAGGGAGGATGGGCTTTGGGTGTAGTCAGCAGAGAAAAGGACGTTGGAGAGGCACATAAACCTATCGACGTCGATGCCATTCAAGTTCAATATCAATccaaggaagatgaggaggaagacgaagaagattTTGAAGACGTTCCCATAGAGGGACTCAACCGACTCCCGAAACCTTCTGCAGCACAGGTGACTAGCTACCAAGCAGCCCAGGATATAGCGGCGCGACGGCGGCAGATATATGGTAACTATCCTCAAGAGTCCTCCCCTCAGGGCGAGGAGTCGCTCTTCGTCGGCGGGAATATCGGGAACACAGATGTGCTGTTTGAACAACCACCTGAAGAAGCACTGCAcaacgacgaagaggatgaccTCAACCGCGCAATAGCTATGTCACTACAAAATCAACATGGAGTTGGAAAAGAGTCAGATCATGAGGAGTTCGAGGACATTCCCATGGAAGCGCCTAAATGGACACAGAAGTCGGTTGACGCACAAAAGCCTATTACAGCCAAAGGAGGCTCCATGATTGCTCATATTGTTAATAATAGAGCAAGCGCTGCGGTACCCAGGCGCCAAGAGCATGATACCGCTGCCGATagcgacagcgacgaagaTATGCAGACAGTGCTTGCAAAGGCCAGGATGAAAAAGAAGCCTCAGCCAAAATCAAAGTTTGTACCCGTcgtcgagaacaagaaaaccCCATTTGATGGCCCACTGCCGTTCCCGAAACTTGACTGGGGCTCGTCACTatttggaaagaagaaagccCCAGAAGCTGAGCCAAATAAGAAATCTGAAGTTGCGGGCGAAAACTCAACTGTTCTCaatgacgaagaggacgacaTGGCTGGTGGGTTTGAGAGAGAACTGCAGGATGAAAATGCGCCCAGACCCTTGCCGCCGTGGTTAACTGACGACACCGACATCCGGGAGTcgctcaagaagcagcgagAAACTGAGCGTGAGATCAACAACGCAGACAGGCaggcagctgaagaagaggagcggCTTTATTGCCGCAAGATGCAAGATCAGCTGATCCACATCGACTCTTcctcagatgatgatagtgatgttgaggttttGGATAAgccgccatcaccaaagaaGCCTGCCCAGAAAGAGCCTCTCACCATCGACGCGgaagatgagactgagaagatcaacgaggCTTCTCTGCAAACTGAAAAGCCAGAATTGACAAAGGGAgtttcaactccaacacATGAGCGAGAGGATGCCCTTGAACAAGTAGTAGAGAAGGTTAAGGAGCCATCACCTGAAgcagaagcccaagaccttGCGGATCATACAGTGGAAGAACCAACTGCATATTCGGGgcacgaagatgaggacaagTCTCGAAAATCAGAATCACCCGAGCCAGAATTTGAAGATGTGGTACCTACCAATGCTGTGACCACGGCAGAAAAGAGTCATGCGTCTATCTATGAGGAAATTCCCTTCATTGGTGCGCCAGCAGTGGGAGGAAACCAAGAACTTGATATCGACGACGATGGGCTCTTTGACGACGTGGAGTACGACGAATTTAGCGACCCTGGTGACGAAGAGCTCATGGCACAAATGGCCGAGGAAGCCGAAGAGCATGCCCGTTTCGCCAGtgagctcaacaacaaaacgGCTGAGCAAAACAAAGAAGACTATGAAAGAGAATTGCGCGCCCTACGAAACCAACAGAAGAAAGACCGTCgagatgcagatgaggtcACCCAAGTCATGATCACTGAATGCCAGGCTCTCCTTCGTCTATTTGGAATTCCTTATATCACCGCCCCTATGGAAGCTGAAGCCCAATGTGCTGAGCTCGTCCGTCTAGGACTTGTCGATGGCATTGTGACTGATGACTCGGATACCTTCTTGTTCGGTGGCACACGCGTGTACAAGAACATGTTTAATAGCAACAAATTTGTTGAGTGCTACTTGGTGGGCGATATCGAAAAGGAGCTCTCCCTGTCTCGAGAGCAACTCATCTCTCTTGCGCATCTGCTGGGCTCTGATTACACTGAGGGATTATCAGGTGTCGGTCCTGTAACAGCTGTCGAGATTCTATCTGAGTTCCCTGGTAAGTCTGGACTAGAGGACTTTCGCGAATGGTGGAGATCGGTGCAATCGCAGACACGCCCTAAGGACGCTGATGTCTCAACGCCTTTTCGCAAGAAGTTTCGCAAATCCCAAGGTACCAAACTCTTCTTACCACCAGGCTTTCCTAACCCGGCGGTTTATGATGCGTACCTACACCcagaggttgatgacagcAATGAGAATTTCCAGTGGGGTGTACCAGATGTTGAGGGACTACGGCAGTTCTTGATGGCTACTATTGGCTGGAGCAAAGAACGGACGGACGAGGTCCTTGTACCAGTGATCAAAGATATGAATAAGCGAGACCGCGAAGGCACACAGAGTAACATCACCAGATTTTTTGGTGGCagtgttggagttggagcTAAGGAGGCATTTGCACCAAGACAGAAAGCCCAGGGAAGCAAACGTATGGCTGCAGCGGTAGATCGTCTGCGAGCAAATGTTACAGGCGAAGAGGCAAGGGGCGTTGAGAGCGGAGGAAAGCGTAAaagagcatcaaggaggAATGCAGCTGCCCCGGTAGATGAAGGGGAGAATActgaagaagttgacgacGAAGTAGATGATGAGCCCACAAGCAGAGGCCGTGGTACAGGTAAGAGAGTCAGAGCATCATAG